TTGTAAACAACTCTTTTAATGATGAGGATACAGTCTATGATTTCGGGAAAGATTGCGATATAGTTACCGTTGAGATTGAACACGTTTCCGTAAATGGTTTGAAAAGATTAGAAGCTGAGGGCGTTTGTGTTGCTCCATCATCGGCAGTAATTGAATTAATACAGGATAAAGGGCTGCAAAAGAATTTTTTTAAAGCGAATAATATTCCTACTTCTGATTTTTTATTAATAAACGAAAAAGCAGATCTAAAGAATAATTTAGATTTCTTACCGGCTTTTCAGAAATTAAGAAGAGAAGGGTATGATGGCAGGGGAGTGCAGAAAATACGTAAGCAGGAAGATATAGAAAAAGCATTTGAGAAGCCCAGTGTTTTAGAAAAACAAGTTGATATTGCGGTTGAATTTTCTGTTTTATCTGCCAGAAGCACTACCGGCGAAGTGATTATCTATGAACCTGTTGAAATGCATTTTCATGAAGGGCATAACATACTTGATAAGTTAATTGCTCCTTCTGAATTGAGCAAAGAGGTAATAAAAAAATCCCGTGAAATAGCTGTTCAGGTAGTCGAATTACTGGATTATCATGGAATAATGGCTATTGAAATGTTTTTAGATAAATCCGGGGAGATATATGTAAATGAATTGGCACCAAGACCGCACAATAGTGGTCATCAAACAATTGAAGGGGCTTATACTTCTCAGTACGACCAGCATTTTCGGGCAATAAGCGGACTGCCTTTGGGGAATCCGGATTTCATTTGGCATACTGTGATGATTAATTTACTTGGAGAGGAAGGCCATAGCGGAGAGGTTGTTTATGAAGGGCTGGCAGAGGTATTAAAAATACAGGGAGTATTTGTACATTTATATGGAAAAAAGTTGACGCGCCCTTGGAGGAAAATGGGACATATAACCGTTATGTCAGAAAATAGGGAAGATGCCGTAAAGAAAGCCGAAATGGCAAGGGATATGATTAAAGTAACATCTAAATAAGTTTAAAATGACAAAGGCAAAAGTGGGAATTATTATGGGAAGTCAGTCTGATTTGCCGGTAATGGAAAAAGCTGCTGAGATATTAAAAACATTAAATGTTGCTTTTGAAGTAGATATTGTTTCTGCACATCGCACTCCTGATAAGATGTTTAGCTATGCAAAAGAAGCTGAAGGGCGCGGTTTAAAGGTTATAATTGCCGGAGCCGGTGGAGCCGCTCATTTGCCGGGTATGGTGGCATCGGTGACGTCTTTGCCTGTGATAGGAGTTCCGGTTAAATCCTCGAATTCTCTGGACGGTTGGGATTCTGTATTGTCAATTTTGCAAATGCCGGCAGGTGTTCCGGTTGCAACGGTTGCTTTGAATAATGCGACGAATGCCGGTATTTTAGCCGCTCAGATTATTGCTACTTCAGATGAAAAAGTAAGTCAAAATGTAAAAGACTATAAAAAAAGCCTTAGTGACAAAGTCCATGCTACAGCAGCAGAACTAAAAAAGAAATTTTAATAGCTACACCAATTGATTTTGTATTTCTTTTATCTTTTCGGAAACTATCTTGGAAGTTTCGGCAGCGCTTAATTTACTTTGCTTCTCAAATTTTTTATCCGTCATTTTTTCATACAATTCTATATACCTTTCAGAAACCATATTGACAAACTCTATTGTCATTTCCGGAATGGATTGCCCTTCTTTTCCCTGAAAGTTATTTTGTATCAGCCATTGCCGGACAAATTCTTTTGAGAGTTGGTTTTGAGGCTGATTGTCCCTTAATCTCTTTTCATATTCGTCCCGGTAAAAATATCTGGAGGAATCCGGGGTATGGATTTCATCTATGAGATATATAGTATTTCCTTTTTTACCAAATTCATACTTAGTATCTACCAGTATCAGTCCTCTTTGGGCAGCCATTTGAGTGCCTCTTTCAAAGAGCTCTAAAGCTTTGGCTCTGATATATTCCCAATCTTCAGGGCTTGCTAAGTTGTTTTTTAAAAGATCGGCTTCACTAATATCCTCGTCATGACCTTCATTAGCTTTTGTGGTTGGAGTGATTATTGGCTGTGGAAAAGCTTCATTTTCTTTCATATCTTCCGGCAAGCTGACCCCACAAAGACTTCTGTGCCCGGCCTTATACATTCTCCACGCATGACCGGTCAGATAGGCTCTCACCACAACTTCAATTTTCAGAGGAATGCATTGATGTCCGATACTGATATTTGGCAAAGGACAATCGATTAGCCAATTCGGGATTATATCGGAGGTTTTTTCTAAAAAAAAGGCAGCCATTTGATTTAATACCTGCCCTTTGTAGGGAATAGTTTCCGGGAGAATCACATCAAAAGCAGAAATTCTGTCTGAGGCTTCAATAACGAGCAAATCTTTTTCTATAAAATATACATCTCTGACTTTTCCGCGATAAAAAGCACTTTGACCGCTGAGTTTTAAAATCTCATTCATAAAAAATATAGTTTCAAAGGGGTTTATTGATTATATTTAGAAGCCTTTTTTGCTTTTTCTCTTTCTTCTTCTTTTCGTTTCTCATCTTTATCAAATGCTGAAATGATTTTTTTCACCAATTTGTGTCTGATAATGTCTTTTTCAGCAAGCGTAATTTGAGCTATCCCTTCAATTTCATTCAGAATATTTATAGTATTAAAAAGTCCTGATTGTCTTTTTCTGGGTAAATCTATTTGAGTTAAATCACCGGTAATGATACTTTTTGCGTTGGGTCCGAGGCGAGTCAAAAACATTTTCAACTGGGCATCTGTAGCATTTTGAGCTTCATCCAATATGATAAATGAATGGTCTAAAGTACGGCCACGCATAAAAGCAAGCGGAGCAATTTCTATGATTCTGTTAGTTAAATAGTAATTTAATTTTTCTACAGGCAGCATATCATCCAGCGCATCATAAAGCGGAATGAGGTAGGGGTCGACCTTTTCTTTCAAATCTCCGGGCAGGAAACCTAAATTTTCGCCGGCCTCAACTGCCGGTCGGGTTAACACAATTTTTTTCACCTGCTTACTTTTCAATGCTCTTACAGCCAGGGCGACGGCCGTATATGTTTTTCCGGTTCCGGCAGGACCTATGGCAAAAAGGATGTCGTTTTTTTCTGACTCATTAACCATTTTTTGCTGGTTCTCCGTTTTGGCTTTTATTATTAAACCCCGGTTTCCAAAAACTAAAATATCTTCAGCTAATTCAGGTAAATCTAAAGTTTCTGGTGGAACATCCATAAGGATTGTCTCCATTGCTCTGTCATTAATTTGTCCGTGTTTATTATAATATTCGATCAGTAAATTCAATTTATTTTTAAACTTTTCCATATCTTCATTGCTGCCGGCAATCTTGATATTATCTCCGCGGGGGACTATCTTTAAACGTGGAAAAGCTTTTCTCATTAAAGATAATTTTGCGTTTTGAACACCAAATAATTCTATGGGTTCAATATTTTCAATCGATAGTATTATTTCATTCAATGCTATATATTTTTTTAATTTTGTCAAAAATACCGAAAACTTTTATCATGCACACTATTACCTTTACATCAGATTCCGGGGACGGCTCACCTTATCTGGCTTCACTAAAAGGTATGCTATTGCAACGCTTACAAGAGCGTATTAGTTTTGTAAACATAAATAATAACATTACTCATTTTGAATTGCCCGAAGCAGCCTTTATTTTAAAAAGATGTTATTCAGATTTTCCGGAAAATACGATTCACATGGTATTGATGAACTTGCCGGGTGGGAGTATTTCCAGATTGTTGTTTTCCAGTTTTAAAAATCAGCATTTCATAGTTCCGGATTTGGGTTTCTTTTCGCTTTTAGGTATTTCTAAACCGGATAAAGTATATGCTTTATCAAACATAGATGAAATTTATGATAAAAATTTTTCGGTGAAAGAAAGGATTGCTGAATTTACGGCTGAATATCTGAAAAAAAAATCAGTGCCGGCAAAATACCCGGAAATAGATGATTATGAGACTTTCCCGGATTTTTATCCTACCCGACATGAAAACTCTATTAACGGAAAGGTCGTTTATATTGATCACTATTCAAATGCGATTACAAATATTGATCAGCAACTTTTTAATGAAGTAGGAAAGGGGAAGCCTTTTGAGGTTAAATTTGACAGAAGCACTGTTTTAGACAGTATTAAGAATCAGTTTATTGATGTAAAAGATGGTGCTGCTATGTGTTATTTTGACAAACAGGGTTATTTGGTAATTGCAATAAAAAAAGGGGCGGCATCAAGTTTATTGAGATTATCTAAAGAATCGGACGTCGCAATTTATTTTAAATGATAGTACGAATTGTTCACATGTTTTTTGAAGAAGATAAAACTGCTGAGTTTTTATCAATTTTTGAAGAGGTTGCTCCTCAAATCAGGAATTTTGAGGGTTGTACGCATCTTGAATTATGGGAAAACAAGGATGTCCCCGGAGGATTTACTACCTACAGCCACTGGGAAGGAGAAGAGTTTTTGGAAAAGTATCGTTATAGTAAATTGTTTGAAAAAACGTGGGGAGATACTAAAAAACTGTTTAAACAATCTCCGAAAGCTTATTCTTTTGAAAAAACAAAGTTTACCTTATCTTGAAGAAGGGTATTGTTTTCTCCATAATGAGCTTAAGATACTGCCTGCAACAGCAACATTCAGGGATTCAGCTTTGCCAAATGCCGGGATGCTGATTTTTTTGTAATTTTCTGAAAGGATGTAATCTCTGATTCCTTTTCCTTCATTGCCCAGTATAATCAATGATTTTTCCGGAAACCGATAATCAAAAACTGAAATGCCATTTACATCGGCAGCTAAAACACTTTGGCTTTCAAAATGGATTTTCAAAAAATTATTTAATTCAGTGTATACAAAATTTACATTGCCTAAAGAGCCCATGGATGATTGTACTACTTTTGGGTTGTAGACATCAACAGTATCATTGGAGCAAATTAGTGCTTTTACACCAAACCAGTCGGCTATGCGTAAAATAGTACCGAGATTTCCCGGATCCTGTATGCCGTCTAAGGCCAGATAAAGGCCGTTGTTTTCATAGTTTAATTTTGGAGGGTCTTTTTTTTGAATAACAGCCAAAACAGGGGTTATAGTTGTCTGCCCTGAAATCTTTTTCATCTCATTTTCAGATATTTCTATAATTTTCAGGGGTTTTTGCTTTTCAATTTGTAATTTTTCAATAAAATCACCGGGAGTAATAAAAATATATTCAAACGTTAAAGTAGAAGAATTAAATAATGATTCAACGGTTTTAATACCTTCCGCAATAAAAAGGTTATTTTTATCCCTGAATTTTTTTAACTGTAAGGATTTAACAAATTTTATAAGATTATTCGTCAGCATGAATTTTACTTGTTATAAGGCAATATTAATCAATTTATTCATCATTGTATTAATTGCTTTTTTTTCTACATCTTGCAGTAATACCCGTTATTTATCGGAGGGGGAGTATTTACATGAAAGTAATCAGGTTGAAATAGTTGATTCGGATCAAGTAAAAAATAAAAGAGGACTAACCCGTGAGCTGAAGAGCATTGCCATTCCTGAGCCAAATCGCAGATTTTTGGGACTTTTCAGAATACGTCTGCAAATATATAATCTGGCTGACAGAAGAAAAGAAAATCGTTTCAGGTGGTGGCTAAAAAATAATATAGGTGAACCACCCGTAAAATTTGATAGCTTGAAAATTGAGCGCTCAAAGGTGATGATGACAAACTATCTTTTGAACAAAGGCTATTTTTATGCTGAAATTGATCATAGTGTTGAGAAGCAGTCAACCGGGTTAAAAACAGTGTATTATACCATCCGTGCAAAAGATTTGTATCGGCTGGGAGAAATTGCTTTTCAGACAGACACAACAAAAATACGAAGCCTGGTTAATGAAAATATGAATCAGACTCTGCTCAAAACAGGCGATCCTTTTGATGTTGATGTTATGCAAAGAGAAAGAGAGCGCATATCGCGTTTGCTGAGAGATAATGGATATTTTTATTTCAACAGGGAGTTTGTTTCATTTGATTTGGACAGCACTGTTAGCGATAAAAAAATTGACGTGCTTTTGCGTGTAAATCAGCCTCAGAATGAA
This Chitinophagaceae bacterium DNA region includes the following protein-coding sequences:
- a CDS encoding 5-(carboxyamino)imidazole ribonucleotide synthase; its protein translation is VNNSFNDEDTVYDFGKDCDIVTVEIEHVSVNGLKRLEAEGVCVAPSSAVIELIQDKGLQKNFFKANNIPTSDFLLINEKADLKNNLDFLPAFQKLRREGYDGRGVQKIRKQEDIEKAFEKPSVLEKQVDIAVEFSVLSARSTTGEVIIYEPVEMHFHEGHNILDKLIAPSELSKEVIKKSREIAVQVVELLDYHGIMAIEMFLDKSGEIYVNELAPRPHNSGHQTIEGAYTSQYDQHFRAISGLPLGNPDFIWHTVMINLLGEEGHSGEVVYEGLAEVLKIQGVFVHLYGKKLTRPWRKMGHITVMSENREDAVKKAEMARDMIKVTSK
- the purE gene encoding 5-(carboxyamino)imidazole ribonucleotide mutase codes for the protein MTKAKVGIIMGSQSDLPVMEKAAEILKTLNVAFEVDIVSAHRTPDKMFSYAKEAEGRGLKVIIAGAGGAAHLPGMVASVTSLPVIGVPVKSSNSLDGWDSVLSILQMPAGVPVATVALNNATNAGILAAQIIATSDEKVSQNVKDYKKSLSDKVHATAAELKKKF
- a CDS encoding phosphoribosylaminoimidazolesuccinocarboxamide synthase — protein: MNEILKLSGQSAFYRGKVRDVYFIEKDLLVIEASDRISAFDVILPETIPYKGQVLNQMAAFFLEKTSDIIPNWLIDCPLPNISIGHQCIPLKIEVVVRAYLTGHAWRMYKAGHRSLCGVSLPEDMKENEAFPQPIITPTTKANEGHDEDISEADLLKNNLASPEDWEYIRAKALELFERGTQMAAQRGLILVDTKYEFGKKGNTIYLIDEIHTPDSSRYFYRDEYEKRLRDNQPQNQLSKEFVRQWLIQNNFQGKEGQSIPEMTIEFVNMVSERYIELYEKMTDKKFEKQSKLSAAETSKIVSEKIKEIQNQLV
- a CDS encoding PhoH family protein, encoding MALNEIILSIENIEPIELFGVQNAKLSLMRKAFPRLKIVPRGDNIKIAGSNEDMEKFKNKLNLLIEYYNKHGQINDRAMETILMDVPPETLDLPELAEDILVFGNRGLIIKAKTENQQKMVNESEKNDILFAIGPAGTGKTYTAVALAVRALKSKQVKKIVLTRPAVEAGENLGFLPGDLKEKVDPYLIPLYDALDDMLPVEKLNYYLTNRIIEIAPLAFMRGRTLDHSFIILDEAQNATDAQLKMFLTRLGPNAKSIITGDLTQIDLPRKRQSGLFNTINILNEIEGIAQITLAEKDIIRHKLVKKIISAFDKDEKRKEEEREKAKKASKYNQ
- a CDS encoding antibiotic biosynthesis monooxygenase; this translates as MIVRIVHMFFEEDKTAEFLSIFEEVAPQIRNFEGCTHLELWENKDVPGGFTTYSHWEGEEFLEKYRYSKLFEKTWGDTKKLFKQSPKAYSFEKTKFTLS
- a CDS encoding RNA methyltransferase → MLTNNLIKFVKSLQLKKFRDKNNLFIAEGIKTVESLFNSSTLTFEYIFITPGDFIEKLQIEKQKPLKIIEISENEMKKISGQTTITPVLAVIQKKDPPKLNYENNGLYLALDGIQDPGNLGTILRIADWFGVKALICSNDTVDVYNPKVVQSSMGSLGNVNFVYTELNNFLKIHFESQSVLAADVNGISVFDYRFPEKSLIILGNEGKGIRDYILSENYKKISIPAFGKAESLNVAVAGSILSSLWRKQYPSSR